From one Leishmania panamensis strain MHOM/PA/94/PSC-1 chromosome 11 sequence genomic stretch:
- the NT4 gene encoding nucleobase transporter (TriTrypDB/GeneDB-style sysID: LpmP.11.0570) encodes MEATSKLPQVVMMITSLVVGVTMVIGINAINSAPSFMLEYYKYLAGSSAAEPRSPVFWKNILSFYTMVTIVVQAIHEPTNLTSFMCRFSLLFRLEVSCVIMIIELLVILIMPHTHVSEKNAIAAMMVVAYLGGAARAYFENTGYALFGPCPPTILTGMLIGSAVCGVLVSLLQIILKASMTDSYSAVLWQSLIYFCLAIGIILVAGLLLAALLCNPYARLYVAEFRSSRGPWANIYRRRRSVERVTDGGACGENSATDSKDIAAGCFVADFESEENAEVLRMSNDDVAVSGDRAHHHPNALSDDRAFTTREDFEAGPTRALTPVPQSHDGAAVTATQTEADNCAHPEESPDEVKGEVEAPTKDDLDKSSTDFLAAEDGVLTTAELLQEVRLWPVVKKIYPMMIACFLTFCVTYLVFPGIILAVDSADGWFTTLIIAAHNFADLIGRLLTLWRRLWPPRKAILIGSIARIIFIPLLLLCATHKIPSKAPAYVFTIIMGASNGFLGALSMIYSPATPSLTTDGERAMAGQLTGTCLLIGCAVGSLIQLAEVLPFS; translated from the coding sequence ATGGAAGCAACATCGAAGCTACCGCAGGTGGTCATGATGATCACCAGCCTTGTGGTCGGGGTGACCATGGTGATAGGCATCAACGCTATCAACAGTGCCCCGAGCTTCATGCTCGAGTACTACAAGTACCTTGCTGGGagcagtgctgcagagccGCGCTCACCTGTGTTTTGGAAGAACATTCTGAGCTTCTACACGATGGTCACCATAGTGGTGCAGGCGATTCATGAGCCGACAAACTTGACTTCCTTTATGTGCCGCTTCTCGCTGCTCTTTCGCCTTGAGGTGAGTTGCGTGATTATGATTATAGAGCTTCTCGTCATCCTCATCATGcctcacacgcacgtgtCCGAGAAGAATGCAATAGCGGCAATGATGGTCGTAGCATACctcggcggagctgctcgtgCCTATTTCGAGAACACCGGATACGCCCTCTTCGGTCCCTGCCCTCCGACTATCCTGACTGGCATGCTGATCGGTTCGGCAGTTTGCGGGGTGCTGGTGTCTTTACTGCAGATAATCTTGAAAGCAAGCATGACTGACAGCTACAGCGCCGTCTTGTGGCAGTCCCTCATCTACTTCTGCCTGGCGATAGGCATCATCCTCGTTGCCGGACTGCTCCTCGCGGCTCTGCTGTGCAACCCATATGCGCGGCTCTACGTTGCTGAGTTCCGCTCCAGCCGCGGTCCGTGGGCGAACATCTACCGCCGGCGCAGGAGTGTCGAGAGGGTGACCGATGGGGGTGCGTGTGGCGAAAACAGTGCCACCGACTCAAAGGACATCGCTGCCGGCTGCTTTGTGGCCGATTTTGAATCTGAGGAGAacgcagaggtgctgcggaTGAGCAACGACGATGTGGCAGTGAGCGGCGACcgggcgcaccaccaccccaacGCCCTCTCTGACGACCGCGCCTTCACCACCAGGGAGGACTTTGAGGCGGGGCCAACGAGGGCATTGACTCCTGTGCCCCAGAGccacgatggcgctgcggtgactGCCACACAAACGGAGGCAGACAACTGTGCGCATCCAGAGGAGTCCCCCGACGAGGTCAAGGGTGAGGTTGAGGCACCGACAAAGGATGACCTcgacaagagcagcacgGACTTCCTTGCTGCCGAGGATGGCGTATTGACgacggcagagctgctgcaggaggtgagGCTGTGGCCGGTCGTCAAGAAGATCTACCCGATGATGATTGCGTGTTTCCTGACCTTCTGTGTCACGTATCTTGTGTTCCCCGGTATCATTCTCGCTGTGGATAGTGCTGACGGCTGGTTCACGACACTCATCATCGCGGCGCACAACTTTGCTGACCTCATCGGTCGTTTGCTGACTTTGTGGAGGCGCCTGTGGCCACCTAGGAAGGCGATCTTGATTGGCTCGATTGCCCGTATCATCTTCattcctctgctgctgctgtgcgcgaCGCACAAGATCCCGTCGAAGGCGCCGGCGTACGTGTTCACGATTATCATGGGTGCGTCGAACGGCTTCCTTGGGGCGCTTTCGATGATTTACAGCCCTGCGACGCCGAGCCTCACCACCGATGGTGAGCGGGCCATGGCCGGTCAGTTGACAGGCACGTGTCTCCTGATTGGCTGTGCAGTCGGCTCGCTCATTCAGCTGGCTGAGGTACTTCCATTCAGTTGA
- a CDS encoding transcription modulator/accessory protein, putative (TriTrypDB/GeneDB-style sysID: LpmP.11.0580), protein MVARADKGAMPKRTRKASAARKLLPATGKRKYTRRATAAAPTAVDGAIDDTTVGAAAYNSSKSAIEVTHDPSTQCGGDGALSTDGHDTWEEEEVYSGRYELSPEETYRQTSARLLLPLHAVRFVLTQAKEGATVPFLARYRQGETGRMDEMQLRLVMDTAKEVTEVHRRRQFMLRSLESRGLLTPALQSALESMAHVSQLEDAWEPYKERRTSLASRGRAAGLGPYAEALLHFNPEDPECKVRLDELSALVHRTDDGERLLTAIIAEDVQRSGELQRRIGEYCRHTARLSCTLMTKPRKKVARELQEESFEALRRHFAYYDKKSWSVQRIAAHVVLALQRGEAKGALKVDTESGPKSHGLFMHTVREQYPALNRLLPLSSSSVPTADGAGAYSHVFHAFSYGRKIVHAGLQTAYDHLVKQAQFAIRRDLKKSAEREAIVVFAHNLHHMLLQRPLSRSRILAMDPGLANGVKCVALDEHGAVETFFTCTLMDEQKMRRYVIQVIESKKLNKVVIGNGTASGRVTDLIADLIKQQKWEDVEFAVVSEAGASVYSVSDIAKEEFPNLDVMYRGAVSIGRRVLDPLSELVKIPVRSMGIGMYQHDVNEKELMRELNYVLESCVAKVGINAASANRCVMEKVPGINKRVVDQIVLVRHARKLHSREDLRRVPAMTESVYQQIAGFFRFPNSPEPLDNTSIHPESYPVVRRLVMLYTAGQLGDGEMMAKKPEDAAGGAATALGNACTRQQVAQQLERMSPTQLAKLASEKLSCNVETLELLRQELLHPGLDPRASLPHAGLLRREVYDVKSLRPGQLLSGVVQSVTMFGAFVDCGLHDSVLLRGEGVDALQVGMYLNQCICFDSLDHLKRPRMLLVGPPAHAASGASADGMKGGASSAAPRRLRLEAEDVLGSNGRGFVSQAAPAAGLYDLQASHVQGDITAAAPTLTVRVMQERKRRAGEALGSANNTSIPSSMKVEERSQTNLTSREHLSHPPVTKRARAEPEADATARHVQQRVETAIVSSADARPRSTLHSPLPSVSTLKGGFTKPPANTSQTSKPTARGVHAGGVSDQHGTGGGSSDAVFSF, encoded by the coding sequence ATGGTAGCCAGAGCTGACAAAGGAGCGATGCCGAAGCGAACCAGGAAGGCGTCAGCGGCGCGCAAGTTGCTCCCTGCAACAGGGAAACGGAAATACACTCGAAgggccactgctgccgcgcctACTGCAGTAGATGGAGCCATTGACGACACCACCGTAGGGGCAGCAGCGTATAATTCCTCCAAGTCTGCCATCGAGGTGACGCATGACCCATCTACGCAgtgtggcggcgacggcgccttGTCCACGGACGGTCATGACacgtgggaggaggaggaggtgtacAGTGGACGGTACGAGCTGTCACCCGAGGAGACGTACCGGCAAACAAgtgcgcgcctgctgcttcCCCTGCACGCCGTCCGCTTTGTGCTGACGCAGGCAAAAGAAGGTGCTACGGTCCCCTTCCTTGCGCGGTACCGGCAGGGCGAGACCGGTCGCATGGACGAGATGCAGTTGCGTCTTGTCATGGATACCGCCAAGGAGGTGACTGAGgtccaccgtcgccgccagtTCATGCTGCGGAGCCTGGAAAGTCGAGGCTTGCTGACGCCGGCGCTTCAGTCGGCTCTCGAGTCCATGGCACACGTCAGCCAGCTCGAGGATGCGTGGGAGCCATACAAGGAGCGTCGAACAAGCCTTGCCTCGCGCGGACGGGCTGCCGGACTGGGCCCGTACGCCGAAGCCCTCCTACACTTCAACCCTGAGGACCCTGAGTGCAAGGTGCGCCTTGACGAGCTGAGTGCGTTGGTGCACCGCACTGACGATGGGGAGCGGTTGCTAACCGCCATCATTGCTGAAGACGTGCAGCGAAGCGGAGAGCTACAGCGCCGAATTGGTGAGTACTGCCGTCACACGGCACGCCTGTCATGCACACTGATGACGAAGCCGCGCAAGAAGGTCGCGagggagctgcaggaggagagctttgaggcgctgcgcaggcaCTTTGCCTACTACGACAAGAAGTCCTGGTCAGTCCAGCGCATCGCAGCGCACGTTGTGCTGGCGTTGCAGCGCGGCGAGGCGAAGGGAGCACTGAAGGTAGACACAGAGTCAGGCCCGAAGAGCCACGGGCTATTCATGCACACCGTTCGCGAGCAGTACCCGGCCCTGAATCGGCTGCTACCGTTatcgtcgtcctcggtgCCCACTGCAGACGGTGCCGGTGCCTACTCCCACGTCTTTCATGCTTTCAGCTATGGACGTAAGATTGTGCATGCCGGCTTGCAGACTGCTTACGACCACCTCGTCAAACAGGCCCAATTTGCGATTCGGAGAGACCTGAAGAAGAGCGCGGAGCGGGAGGCCATCGTTGTGTTTGCGCACAACCTACACCACATGCTTCTTCAGCGGCCTCTTTCCCGCTCACGCATCTTGGCGATGGATCCTGGGCTGGCAAATGGTGTGAAGTGCGTGGCGCTGGATGAGCATGGCGCAGTGGAGACCTTTTTCACCTGCACACTCATGGACGAGCAGAAGATGCGGCGCTATGTCATTCAGGTGATTGAATCAAAGAAGCTGAACAAAGTTGTGATTGGCAACGGCACGGCGTCTGGGCGCGTGACGGACTTGATTGCGGACCTCATCAAGCAGCAGAAGTGGGAAGACGTAGAGTTTGCCGTCGTGAGTGAGGCGGGTGCGAGTGTTTACTCGGTTTCTGACATTGCGAAAGAGGAGTTCCCAAATCTCGATGTCATGTACCGTGGCGCGGTGAGCATCGGCCGTCGTGTACTGGACCCTCTGAGCGAGCTGGTAAAGATACCAGTGCGCAGCATGGGCATCGGGATGTATCAGCATGACGTAAATGAAAAGGAACTGATGCGAGAGTTGAACTACGTACTGGAGTCCTGCGTCGCCAAGGTGGGAATCAACGCGGCCAGCGCGAACCGGTGTGTCATGGAGAAGGTGCCTGGGATTAATAAGAGAGTCGTGGATCAGATTGTGCTGGTGCGCCATGCGAGGAAGTTGCATAGTCGCGAAGACTTGCGGCGAGTGCCGGCCATGACGGAGAGCGTCTACCAGCAGATTGCAGGCTTCTTCCGCTTCCCCAACTCGCCAGAGCCACTCGACAACACGAGCATCCACCCCGAGTCGTACCCGGTGGTGCGGCGTCTCGTGATGCTGTACACGGCGGGCCAGCTGGGAGACGGCGAGATGATGGCCAAGAAGCCGGAGGACGCGGCAGGTggtgcggcgacggcacTCGGCAACGCGTGCACCCGCCAGCAGGTCGCCCAGCAGCTGGAGCGTATGTCTCCCACTCAGCTCGCGAAGTTGGCCTCTGAGAAGCTGTCTTGCAACGTAGAAACGCTGGAGCTGTTACGTCAAGAGCTGCTTCACCCGGGATTGGACCCGAGAGCCTCGCTTCCGCACGCGGGACTACTGCGCCGCGAGGTCTACGACGTGAAGAGCCTCCGTCCTGGTCAACTGCTTTCCGGTGTTGTGCAGAGCGTCACGATGTTCGGTGCGTTTGTGGACTGTGGCCTGCACGACTCGGTGCTGTTGCGCGGAGAAGGCGTGGATGCTCTGCAGGTGGGCATGTACCTGAACCAGTGCATCTGCTTTGACTCCCTCGACCACTTGAAGCGTCCGCGCATGCTCTTGGTGGGCCCTCCTGCTCATGCTGCCTCTGGCGCCAGCGCAGATGGCATGAAAGGAGGTGCGTCGTCGGCCGCACCTCGACGGCTTCGGCTGGAGGCCGAGGACGTTCTTGGAAGCAACGGCCGAGGCTTTGTCAGCCAAGCTGCACCGGCTGCGGGTCTCTACGATTTGCAGGCGAGCCACGTGCAGGGGGAcatcacagcagcggccCCGACGCTGACTGTGCGAGTAATGCAGGAGCGCAAACGTCGCGCTGGGGAGGCGCTTGGTAGTGCAAACAACACCTCGATCCCCAGTTCAatgaaggtggaggagagaagccAGACGAACCTGACATCTCGTGAGCACCTTTCCCACCCACCGGTTACAAAGCGAGCCCGGGCGGAACCAGAGGCGGATGCCACCGCTCgccacgtgcagcagcgtgtggaGACCGCCATCGTTTCCTCTGCTGACGCTCGTCCACGTTCAACCCTGCActcgccgttgccgtcaGTTTCCACCTTGAAGGGTGGCTTCACGAAGCCGCCTGCGAACACTTCGCAGACGTCGAAGCCGACTGCTCGTGGAGTACACGCGGGGGGTGTCAGTGACCAGCATGGCaccggtggtggcagcagcgacgccgtctTCTCATTTTGA